AACACTTTGCTTCAACACCAGGGTTAACCCCCCTGGTTAACCAACCGCAGACGGCTGGTTATGGACCGCTGCCAATTCATCCCGCACCCGCTGATTAGTTACCTGACCCGCATGGGCCACGCAGGTATTGCGGATGATGTCATCCTCGAAGTTGAGGTTGAGGGCCTGATCCTTGATCAGCAATTGCAGGAGAGCCGCCAGGTTTTTGGCATACATCTGACTGGCATGAACGGGCATGGCTGCGGCCAAATTGATCGGGCCAATAATCGTAACCCCATTACGCTTGACATCCTTCCCCGGTTCCGTACAGGCACAGTTGCCCCCCTGCTCTGCTGCCAGATCCACTAGGACTGCGCCGGGTTTCATTTGCTCCACCATTGCCTCAGTCACCAGGATGGGCGCACGGCGACCCTGGACCTGTGCTGCGGTAATCACCACATCCGACTGGGCCACATGGGCAGTGATGACTTCCCGTTCCTTTTGCTTGGCCGCTTCCGAGAGTTCACAGGCATACCCCCCCTCGGCACAGGTTTCCTCATCCAGTTCCACTTCAACAAACCGCGCCCCCAGGCTTTGCACCTCTTCCTTCACTTCCGGGCGGATATCAAACCCCTCAACGACTGCCCCCAACCGACGGGCAGTGGCGATCGCCTGTAACCCCGCGACCCCCGCCCCCATCACCAATACTTTGGCCGGGGGGATCGTCCCGGCTGCTGTGGTTAACATCGGGAAAAACTTAGGCGAGACCGTAGCTGCAATCAGGACCGCCTTGTATCCGACCACCGACGCTTGCGATGAGAGGGCATCCATGCTCTGAGCGCGGGTGGTGCGCGGGATCATTTCCATCGCAAAGGTGGTGATCTGGCGCTCGGCAAGGGCCTGGATGCGCTGAGGATTCCCCAAGGGATTCAGAAAGCCAATCAGCACTGCTCCTGGCTTGAGGCGATCGGCCTCCCATCCCCCCTCTGGCAAGCCCTGGGGTGGATTCAGCTTCAGGAGAATATCCGCCTGGGACCAGAGGCTATAAGCATCCGGAACAATGGTCGCACCCACAGCGGCATAGGCCTCATCACTAAAAAAGGCCCGATCGCCCGCCCCACTTTCAACCAACACTTCGATCCCTTGCTTGACCAGCCGTCCGGCCACCTCTGGAACCAAGGCCACGCGGTTTTCACCCACCGCTATTTCTTTCGCAACTGCAACTTTCATCGGGTCTCCCTTTGCTCACTTGCTTCGCTTAGACATCGCTAAGGTATCCAGGTAGTCAGATCCACTGACCTACCCCTTCACCAACCACGAACGATCCTAACCACGGGCGAGATCCGGGCTATGGACAATCGGGGTTGTCTAAAACCCTTGGGACTTGTCTTGCATAGTAGGACGATCCCCTGATTCTAAATGGGGATCTTTACCTTGTTTTCAGGTTGTTTCATGGCTTGGAGACCTGTTGATTCAGTCG
This DNA window, taken from Trichothermofontia sichuanensis B231, encodes the following:
- a CDS encoding Re/Si-specific NAD(P)(+) transhydrogenase subunit alpha encodes the protein MKVAVAKEIAVGENRVALVPEVAGRLVKQGIEVLVESGAGDRAFFSDEAYAAVGATIVPDAYSLWSQADILLKLNPPQGLPEGGWEADRLKPGAVLIGFLNPLGNPQRIQALAERQITTFAMEMIPRTTRAQSMDALSSQASVVGYKAVLIAATVSPKFFPMLTTAAGTIPPAKVLVMGAGVAGLQAIATARRLGAVVEGFDIRPEVKEEVQSLGARFVEVELDEETCAEGGYACELSEAAKQKEREVITAHVAQSDVVITAAQVQGRRAPILVTEAMVEQMKPGAVLVDLAAEQGGNCACTEPGKDVKRNGVTIIGPINLAAAMPVHASQMYAKNLAALLQLLIKDQALNLNFEDDIIRNTCVAHAGQVTNQRVRDELAAVHNQPSAVG